From the Lolium rigidum isolate FL_2022 chromosome 2, APGP_CSIRO_Lrig_0.1, whole genome shotgun sequence genome, one window contains:
- the LOC124691848 gene encoding cinnamoyl-CoA reductase 1-like: MAVLVCVTGAGGFIGSWIVKLLLARGYAVRGTSRRADDPKNAHLWALDGAAERLTMVRVDLLDRDTLRAAFHGCDGVIHTASPMHDTPEEIIDPVITGTRNVVEVAADAGVRRVVLSSSIGTMYMNPNRDTDAPLDDSSWSDLEFCKRTKNWYCYAKTIAEQGAWELARARGLDLAVVIPVVTLGELLQPSMNTSTLHILKYLTGGARTYVNESQAYVHVRDAAEAHIRVLLAPNAGGRRYVCAERTLHRGELCRILAGLFPEYPIPTRCKDEVNPPKKGYKFTNQPLKDLGMKFTPVHEYLHEAVRSLQDKGFIRKPSDTKVLPSRSAPPQNSIVPMFMSKL, from the exons ATGGCCGTCCTCGTCTGCGTCACCGGCGCCGGCGGCTTCATCGGATCCTGGATCGTCAAGCTCCTCCTCGCCCGCGGCTACGCCGTCCGGGGCACCTCCCGCCGAGCCG ATGACCCCAAGAACGCGCACCTGTGGGCGCTCGACGGCGCGGCGGAGCGCCTCACCATGGTGCGGGTGGACCTGCTCGACCGGGACACCCTCCGCGCCGCCTTCCACGGCTGCGACGGCGTCATCCACACCGCCTCCCCGATGCACGACACCCCC GAGGAGATCATCGACCCCGTCATCACCGGCACGCGCAACGTCGTGGAGGtggccgccgacgccggcgtccgCCGCGTCGTGCTCTCCTCCAGCATCGGCACCATGTACATGAACCCCAACCGCGACACCGACGCGCCCCTCGACGACTCCAGCTGGAGCGACCTCGAATTCTGCAAGAGAACCAAG AACTGGTACTGCTACGCCAAGACGATCGCGGAGCAGGGCGCGTGGGAGCTGGCGCGGGCGCGGGGGCTGGACCTGGCGGTGGTCATCCCGGTGGTCACGCTCGGCGAGCTGCTGCAGCCCAGCATGAACACCAGCACCTTGCACATACTCAAGTACCTCACCGGCGGGGCCAGGACGTACGTCAACGAGTCGCAGGCCTACGTGCACGTCAGGGACGCCGCAGAGGCGCACATCAGGGTGCTCCTCGCGCCCAACGCCGGCGGAAGGAGATATGTCTGCGCCGAGAGGACTCTGCACCGCGGCGAGCTCTGCCGGATCCTCGCCGGCCTCTTCCCGGAGTACCCGATTCCCACAAG ATGCAAAGATGAGGTGAATCCACCAAAGAAGGGTTACAAGTTCACAAACCAGCCTCTCAAGGACCTTGGCATGAAGTTCACACCTGTACATGAATACCTCCATGAAGCAGTGAGATCCCTTCAAGATAAGGGGTTCATTCGGAAGCCTTCTGACACCAAG GTGCTTCCTAGTAGGAGTGCGCCGCCTCAAAACTCAATAGTGCCCATGTTCATGTCAAAACTTTGA